The Argonema galeatum A003/A1 region AGCTGATCTTCTTAGATAATTGGTGCCTTTTATGTCTTCTTCAAAACGCAAATCTTCCGACCTCAAAACCTTCACTGAAAATCGCATCGTCTATTCGGAATTTGGCAACGGCGACAACTCGGCTGCTCTAAAACGATCGGTCCCAGACAACTCAGCAGCTCTAGAACGAGCAGTCCCAGAACTACCGCCAAATCAACAAGACCTCCGAGTGCAGGCATCCCGTAAAGGTCGCAAGGGCAAAACTGTAACGATAATTACTGGTTTTCAAAGTAAGCCGGAAACTCTCAACGCCTTGCTCAAACAGTTGAAAACTCAATGCGGTACTGGTGGCACTGTTAAAGACAATACCATTGAAATTCAAGGGGATTGCGGTCAGAGGCTTGTTCAGGTTCTGATTCAACAGGGTTA contains the following coding sequences:
- a CDS encoding translation initiation factor, producing the protein MSSSKRKSSDLKTFTENRIVYSEFGNGDNSAALKRSVPDNSAALERAVPELPPNQQDLRVQASRKGRKGKTVTIITGFQSKPETLNALLKQLKTQCGTGGTVKDNTIEIQGDCGQRLVQVLIQQGYKAKICGG